From Selenomonadales bacterium, a single genomic window includes:
- the pilM gene encoding type IV pilus assembly protein PilM, with protein sequence MHPVTQENQELAKVITRSERNRAARVRRSRKAWGVAGIVTLALVAAVVYAGTELERLWHASALWLTEMWNNYAHRLDVSVAQNVSVAWLWVFAPLALIASLTLGVRYWRRVRTRSVPRASVASQEPAPTAVARTRPEPVPSSPALTPKKPPQRGLFARPVLGIDVGNSQIKMVEVVPGQPPRVLRYAVVPTPRGSVENGLIRDAGALSAAISEAVSRGGFTTRRAATTLTGQNLMLRKLTLPPMPKQELRAAIDWQIEQVLQLNREDTLTDFAVMPARAGEPNTVILVAMQREPIINFVDFMANAGFEIIRVDIEPLAMFRSALLATQSNVKRGTHVVLDFGAGTTNLSVFREGVLQTARVIAIGGNQLTRAIMLEHQLDFEQAEKEKIEHGLTPDRPHFALLAPVRDRLFGEINTTVNFYLTENKGVTIDTVQVAGGNSLLPFFTAQLEESIRHAVRSDQKDFRVNITNPLTRMAHGVSAEDLDWYGASLCVAIGLALGEVVP encoded by the coding sequence TTGCACCCGGTGACACAAGAAAACCAAGAGCTAGCTAAAGTTATCACGCGGAGTGAACGCAACCGGGCCGCTCGCGTCAGGCGCAGCCGTAAGGCATGGGGAGTGGCGGGAATTGTGACCCTCGCTCTCGTCGCCGCCGTAGTCTACGCGGGCACAGAGCTAGAGAGGCTTTGGCACGCGAGCGCGCTATGGCTAACCGAGATGTGGAACAACTATGCGCACCGCTTAGACGTCTCTGTCGCGCAAAACGTTTCTGTCGCCTGGTTATGGGTATTTGCACCCCTGGCACTTATCGCCTCACTGACCCTAGGTGTGCGGTACTGGCGTCGCGTCAGGACACGCTCGGTACCTAGAGCGAGTGTTGCGTCACAAGAACCCGCACCTACTGCAGTTGCGCGCACTCGACCGGAACCCGTGCCGTCATCTCCCGCACTTACTCCTAAGAAACCGCCGCAGCGCGGTCTGTTTGCGCGACCGGTGCTAGGCATTGATGTCGGAAACTCGCAGATTAAGATGGTTGAGGTCGTGCCGGGTCAACCGCCGCGCGTCTTACGCTACGCGGTGGTGCCAACGCCGCGGGGCAGCGTAGAAAATGGTTTAATTAGGGACGCCGGAGCCTTAAGCGCCGCCATTTCCGAGGCCGTAAGTCGCGGCGGCTTCACGACACGCCGCGCCGCGACTACGCTCACGGGACAGAATTTGATGCTAAGGAAGCTCACTCTGCCCCCGATGCCCAAGCAAGAGCTGCGGGCGGCGATTGACTGGCAAATCGAGCAAGTGCTACAGCTAAACCGCGAGGATACTCTGACGGATTTTGCCGTCATGCCAGCTCGCGCGGGCGAACCTAATACCGTAATCTTAGTCGCCATGCAGCGCGAGCCCATCATTAACTTCGTAGATTTTATGGCTAACGCGGGATTTGAGATTATCCGCGTCGACATTGAGCCTTTGGCCATGTTTCGCTCCGCCCTCCTAGCGACGCAGTCTAATGTTAAGCGCGGCACGCACGTCGTCCTAGATTTTGGCGCGGGCACCACTAATCTAAGTGTGTTTCGTGAAGGTGTGCTGCAGACGGCGCGCGTGATTGCCATAGGCGGTAACCAGCTGACGCGCGCCATTATGCTGGAGCACCAGTTAGACTTCGAGCAGGCCGAGAAGGAAAAGATTGAGCATGGGCTTACGCCCGACAGACCACATTTTGCGCTGCTGGCCCCCGTGCGCGACCGTCTGTTTGGGGAAATAAACACTACGGTTAACTTCTATCTCACAGAAAATAAAGGCGTAACCATTGACACAGTGCAGGTGGCCGGGGGCAATAGTTTGCTCCCCTTCTTCACGGCCCAACTTGAGGAAAGTATCCGCCATGCGGTGCGCAGTGACCAGAAGGACTTTCGCGTGAACATCACTAATCCACTTACGCGTATGGCTCACGGCGTCTCGGCGGAAGACCTCGACTGGTACGGGGCTTCCCTGTGT